One Nocardia iowensis DNA window includes the following coding sequences:
- a CDS encoding dienelactone hydrolase family protein, with protein sequence MNVHRTNERGSTIPSKTLQIPTPDGRADAFAAFPDDGQRHPAVLLYPDAFGPRPVLERMARELAEHGYYVLVPNLLYRHGAAPVVDLPEHIRETARPAITAQLMPLIQAHTTERILRDADAYLEFLTTQPEVSAGPVAVIGYCIGGLLAMRTAAAHPGRVAAVAGFHPAFLVTDAPDSPHRLVSDLTAEVHLGLAEGDMSPEAIGELEQALDAAGVRYTCEIYPDTVHGFTMSDTDAFNPAALQRHWDRLLPLLGRTLTKS encoded by the coding sequence ATAAACGTTCACCGCACTAACGAAAGAGGATCCACCATTCCCAGCAAGACACTCCAGATTCCCACCCCCGACGGCCGGGCCGACGCTTTCGCCGCCTTCCCCGACGATGGCCAGCGGCACCCGGCGGTGCTGCTGTACCCGGACGCCTTCGGCCCGCGGCCAGTGCTGGAGCGCATGGCCCGCGAACTGGCCGAGCACGGGTACTACGTGCTCGTCCCCAATCTCTTGTACCGGCACGGCGCGGCACCGGTGGTCGACCTTCCCGAGCACATCCGAGAAACGGCCCGACCCGCGATCACCGCTCAGTTGATGCCCTTGATCCAGGCGCACACCACCGAACGCATCCTGCGCGACGCCGACGCCTACCTCGAATTCCTCACCACCCAGCCCGAGGTCAGTGCCGGACCGGTGGCCGTGATCGGCTACTGCATCGGCGGCCTGCTGGCGATGCGCACCGCGGCGGCCCACCCCGGCCGGGTGGCCGCCGTCGCCGGATTCCACCCCGCCTTCCTGGTCACCGACGCACCCGACAGCCCGCACCGCCTCGTCTCCGACCTCACCGCCGAAGTCCACCTCGGCCTCGCCGAGGGCGACATGTCACCCGAGGCCATCGGCGAGCTCGAGCAGGCCCTCGATGCCGCGGGCGTCCGCTACACCTGCGAGATCTATCCCGACACCGTCCATGGATTCACCATGTCCGACACCGATGCCTTCAACCCCGCCGCGCTACAGCGCCACTGGGATCGGCTACTCCCCCTCCTCGGCCGCACCCTGACCAAAAGCTGA
- a CDS encoding MarR family winged helix-turn-helix transcriptional regulator translates to MTTPAPRLRALPSRLLSQAAAHGDRLVSTGLARIGARKWHYAVLATLAEWGPSSQAELSRRTGIYRSDMVAVLNELERDGYAERVPDPDDQRRNVITLTESGTVRLRELDVVLTGLQNELLTPLTATQRKQLAALLTKLVDHHSANS, encoded by the coding sequence ATGACCACACCGGCACCCCGATTGCGCGCGCTGCCCAGTCGGCTGTTGAGTCAGGCTGCGGCGCATGGCGATCGGCTGGTGTCGACCGGCCTCGCCCGCATCGGCGCGCGCAAGTGGCACTACGCGGTACTGGCCACGTTGGCCGAGTGGGGGCCGTCCAGCCAAGCCGAGCTGAGCCGGCGTACCGGCATCTACCGCAGTGACATGGTCGCGGTGCTCAACGAACTCGAACGCGACGGCTACGCCGAACGCGTCCCCGATCCCGACGACCAGCGGCGCAACGTCATCACGCTGACCGAATCGGGCACCGTGCGGCTGCGTGAACTCGATGTCGTGCTGACCGGCCTGCAAAACGAACTCCTCACCCCGCTTACCGCGACACAACGCAAGCAGCTGGCTGCGCTGCTGACCAAGCTCGTCGACCACCACAGCGCGAATTCCTGA
- a CDS encoding LysR family transcriptional regulator, translating into MDLDAVRTFAAVADAGQFQEAAVQLSITQQGVSKRIAALEKQLGVRLFTRTARGVRLTVDGQAFLPHARDLLRAAERAAASVRPGRRALRVDVIGRRIAPAHLMRDFHRAYPEIELDIVALLQADEAIAAVRSGEVDASFRAVTMPVRQLPDGIETVPVLDEAHYLLTGPNHRFATAPAVTLTELAGQRIWMPGIATGTEWAAYYAELAAAFGLTIDATGPNFGTEALLDVIADSSTVVTLVGEQARLLWPAHYDLRRIPVRHPTPVYPHSLIWRSDNPHPALTTLRNYLRSRQHDSADGDTWGSGYAKTPDS; encoded by the coding sequence GTGGATCTCGATGCCGTACGCACCTTCGCCGCCGTCGCCGACGCGGGCCAGTTCCAAGAAGCGGCGGTGCAGCTGTCGATCACCCAGCAGGGCGTCTCCAAACGCATTGCCGCCCTGGAGAAACAGCTCGGGGTGCGCCTATTCACCCGCACCGCGCGCGGCGTCCGACTCACCGTCGACGGGCAGGCGTTCCTGCCCCATGCCCGCGATCTGCTGCGGGCCGCGGAGCGAGCAGCCGCGTCCGTGCGACCCGGCCGCCGCGCGTTGCGCGTCGACGTGATCGGCCGGCGGATCGCACCGGCACATCTGATGCGCGACTTCCACCGGGCCTATCCCGAGATCGAGCTGGACATCGTCGCTCTGCTCCAGGCCGACGAGGCGATCGCCGCCGTCCGCTCCGGCGAGGTCGATGCCTCCTTCCGCGCCGTCACCATGCCCGTCCGGCAGCTCCCGGACGGCATCGAGACCGTTCCCGTTCTCGACGAAGCCCACTACCTGCTCACCGGACCGAACCACAGGTTCGCCACCGCCCCGGCCGTCACGCTCACCGAGCTTGCCGGACAACGGATTTGGATGCCCGGCATCGCCACCGGAACCGAATGGGCCGCCTACTACGCCGAACTCGCCGCCGCATTCGGGCTCACCATCGACGCCACCGGCCCCAATTTCGGCACCGAGGCACTGCTGGACGTGATCGCCGATTCCTCGACGGTGGTGACCCTCGTCGGCGAGCAGGCTCGGCTCCTGTGGCCCGCACACTACGATCTGCGACGCATTCCCGTGCGTCACCCGACCCCGGTTTACCCGCACTCGCTGATCTGGCGCAGCGACAATCCGCACCCCGCCCTCACCACGCTCCGTAACTACCTCCGATCCCGGCAACACGACAGCGCGGACGGAGACACCTGGGGTTCCGGTTACGCGAAAACACCGGATAGTTAG
- a CDS encoding MFS transporter gives MSAGGSLGHQFGWLWAAYAVSTFGTWLAFDAFALIAILVLHAGPAEVSALAAAGLAVGAALAVPLGPWVEFRHKQPVMIGMDLTRFVALASVPVAYVLGWLSFGQLLVVSVVVAAAGNAFAAASGAFLKTLVPSSDLLVANGRFEATRWTATALGPPLGTAAIGLFGPVTAVVADALSFLLSAMGIRAIGADEQPPVRTAESRLRAGDLLDGWRYILTHPTLRPLFCNAILVNGLIMASSPLVAVLMLAHLGFAPWQYGIAFGAPCLGGLMGARLARRFVARFGQHNVLRTVGTLRAVWPLGLAFVGPGAAGLVLVLAVQFGLVTCMGVFNPVFATVRLDQVPVERAARTLSAWSISSNATIAAMTALWGLLAAITGLRIAIAIAGLLILATPLLLPRRPYFVSRCAT, from the coding sequence ATGAGTGCGGGCGGATCGCTGGGACACCAGTTCGGGTGGCTGTGGGCCGCGTACGCGGTGAGCACGTTCGGCACCTGGCTGGCGTTCGATGCGTTCGCGCTCATCGCGATTCTGGTACTGCACGCCGGGCCCGCCGAGGTATCGGCGCTGGCCGCCGCGGGACTGGCGGTGGGTGCGGCGCTGGCGGTGCCACTGGGCCCGTGGGTGGAGTTCCGGCACAAGCAGCCGGTCATGATCGGGATGGACCTGACCCGATTCGTGGCGTTGGCCAGTGTTCCTGTCGCGTACGTGCTGGGCTGGCTGAGCTTCGGTCAGCTCCTGGTCGTGTCGGTGGTCGTCGCCGCGGCGGGCAACGCATTCGCCGCGGCGAGCGGCGCGTTCCTCAAGACGCTCGTTCCGTCCTCGGATCTGCTCGTCGCCAACGGTCGATTCGAGGCGACCAGGTGGACCGCCACCGCGCTCGGACCGCCGCTCGGCACGGCCGCGATCGGGCTGTTCGGCCCGGTGACGGCCGTGGTGGCCGATGCGCTCAGCTTCCTGCTCTCCGCAATGGGGATCCGCGCGATCGGCGCCGACGAGCAACCTCCCGTGCGCACCGCTGAATCACGGTTGCGCGCAGGCGATTTGCTCGACGGGTGGCGCTACATCCTGACCCACCCGACGCTGCGCCCGTTGTTCTGCAACGCGATCCTGGTCAACGGCTTGATCATGGCGAGCTCGCCGCTGGTCGCCGTCCTCATGCTCGCCCACCTCGGGTTCGCGCCATGGCAGTACGGCATCGCATTCGGCGCGCCCTGCCTCGGTGGCCTGATGGGTGCACGGCTGGCCCGCCGATTCGTCGCCCGGTTCGGACAGCACAACGTACTGCGCACCGTCGGGACGCTGCGCGCGGTCTGGCCGCTCGGGTTGGCCTTCGTCGGCCCCGGCGCCGCCGGGCTCGTGCTCGTCCTTGCCGTTCAGTTCGGCCTGGTCACCTGCATGGGCGTGTTCAACCCGGTGTTCGCCACGGTCCGGCTCGATCAGGTGCCGGTCGAGCGAGCCGCCCGCACGCTGTCGGCGTGGTCGATCAGCAGCAACGCCACCATCGCCGCCATGACCGCCCTGTGGGGACTGCTGGCAGCCATCACCGGCCTGCGCATCGCGATCGCGATCGCGGGCCTGCTCATCCTGGCGACTCCGCTGTTACTTCCCCGGCGCCCCTACTTCGTATCCCGTTGCGCGACATAA
- a CDS encoding TetR/AcrR family transcriptional regulator produces the protein MTSTEASGSGQITRTLALLWDSGPRPSRGPKPGLTLDRIAEAAIEVADSEGLDAVTMRRVATQLGTGTMSLYRYVPGKAELLGVMLDRVQRPTGEPVRGDGWRGALETMAYEQLELNRRHPWLLQVNQARPVLGPSAVEGMEVMLSRIRPMGLPDRELVSVVIMISGYVDGVARTQLYQEEVERKTGLTDDEFWAAQYPVLERALASGRYPVMASLAEDSFDRGFDHFGFGLQRILDGLEHYVAQRDTK, from the coding sequence ATGACGAGCACGGAGGCCAGCGGAAGCGGTCAGATCACGCGCACCCTCGCGCTGCTGTGGGATTCCGGTCCGCGCCCGAGTCGAGGGCCGAAGCCCGGCCTGACCTTGGATCGGATCGCGGAGGCGGCGATCGAGGTGGCCGACAGCGAGGGGCTCGACGCGGTCACCATGCGCCGGGTCGCCACCCAGCTTGGCACCGGCACCATGTCGCTGTACCGCTACGTTCCCGGCAAGGCCGAACTGCTCGGGGTGATGCTGGATCGGGTGCAACGCCCGACCGGTGAGCCCGTACGCGGCGACGGCTGGCGGGGCGCGCTCGAGACGATGGCCTACGAGCAACTCGAACTCAACCGCCGCCACCCCTGGCTACTCCAGGTGAATCAGGCTCGCCCCGTGCTCGGCCCGAGCGCGGTCGAAGGGATGGAGGTGATGCTGTCCCGGATCCGGCCGATGGGCTTGCCCGATCGCGAGCTCGTCTCGGTGGTCATCATGATCAGCGGCTACGTCGACGGGGTCGCTCGCACACAGCTGTATCAGGAAGAGGTGGAACGCAAGACGGGCCTGACCGATGACGAATTCTGGGCGGCCCAGTACCCCGTCCTGGAGCGGGCACTGGCCAGCGGCCGCTACCCGGTGATGGCCTCACTGGCCGAGGACTCCTTCGATCGGGGCTTCGACCACTTCGGCTTCGGCCTGCAACGCATTCTCGACGGACTCGAACATTATGTCGCGCAACGGGATACGAAGTAG
- a CDS encoding ATP-binding cassette domain-containing protein encodes MNDYAVFAEGLEKRYGDKRALDGFDLTVRRGTVHGLLGPNGAGKTTAVRILSTLIRLDRGSATVAGLDVAKQPRQVRARIGLTGQYAAVDEVLTGRQNLEMFGRLFHLGNAEAKRRARELLDRFDLTDAGDKGVGKYSGGMRRRLDLAASMILAPDVLFLDEPTTGLDPRSRGEVWDSVRALVADGTTVLLTTQYLEEADKLASRITVIDHGRSIADDTPDGLKNTIGADLIEVVAVDAIDLPAVAKVVARVCVGEPDIDEVERRVHAPVTDRVAALTEVARTLQDEGVNVEDIGLRRPSLDDVFLHLTGHRTSTEEAA; translated from the coding sequence GTGAACGATTACGCGGTCTTCGCCGAGGGGCTCGAGAAGAGATACGGGGACAAGCGCGCCCTCGACGGGTTCGATCTGACCGTGCGGCGCGGCACGGTGCATGGTCTGCTCGGACCGAACGGCGCGGGCAAGACCACGGCGGTGCGCATCCTGTCCACCCTGATCCGGCTCGATCGCGGCTCCGCCACCGTGGCCGGGCTCGACGTGGCCAAGCAGCCCAGGCAGGTCCGCGCGCGGATCGGACTCACCGGCCAGTACGCGGCGGTCGACGAGGTGCTGACCGGCAGGCAGAACCTGGAGATGTTCGGCAGGCTCTTTCATCTGGGCAATGCCGAGGCCAAGCGGCGGGCGCGCGAACTGCTGGACCGGTTCGACCTCACCGACGCCGGCGACAAGGGGGTCGGCAAGTACAGCGGCGGCATGCGGCGCAGGCTGGACCTGGCGGCGTCGATGATCCTCGCCCCCGACGTGCTGTTCCTCGACGAACCGACCACCGGCCTGGATCCGCGCAGCCGCGGCGAGGTGTGGGATTCGGTGCGGGCCTTGGTCGCCGACGGCACCACGGTGCTGCTCACCACCCAGTATCTGGAGGAGGCAGACAAACTCGCGTCCAGGATCACGGTGATCGATCACGGACGCTCGATCGCCGACGACACCCCCGACGGGTTGAAGAACACGATCGGGGCCGACCTGATCGAGGTCGTCGCGGTGGATGCGATCGACCTGCCCGCGGTCGCCAAGGTGGTGGCCCGGGTCTGCGTGGGCGAACCCGATATCGACGAGGTGGAGCGGCGCGTGCACGCACCCGTCACCGATCGCGTGGCCGCCCTCACCGAGGTGGCGCGCACCCTGCAGGACGAAGGCGTCAATGTCGAGGACATCGGGCTGCGCAGGCCCAGTCTCGACGACGTCTTCCTGCACCTGACCGGACACCGCACGAGCACGGAGGAAGCGGCCTGA
- a CDS encoding ABC transporter permease — translation MTTMDLTPAKTRSRVYWTLMDCWNVVRRGLTHYQRQPVNIAWQLGFPILSVLLYGYVFGSAMTVPGGGDYRDFLMPGMFAMTMAFGFINTATLVVHDATKGVIDRFRSMPMSPSAVVSGRGVTDLIVACAELTILMLTALAIGWRPDGGILGGLAAFGLLLWLRFALIWVGVWLGLMVPNPEAAGGLFAVAFPLTMISSIFVAPQLMPSWLGAIASWNPISSTVAASRELFGTPVGSGDTWIEQHALLMALAWPLILTVVFLPLAVRRFQRLSR, via the coding sequence ATGACCACCATGGATCTCACCCCGGCGAAGACCCGATCCCGCGTCTACTGGACGCTCATGGATTGCTGGAATGTGGTGCGGCGCGGGCTGACCCACTATCAGCGCCAACCGGTGAACATCGCCTGGCAGCTCGGCTTCCCGATCCTGTCGGTGCTGCTGTACGGGTATGTGTTCGGCAGCGCGATGACCGTGCCCGGCGGCGGCGACTATCGGGACTTCCTGATGCCAGGCATGTTCGCGATGACGATGGCCTTCGGCTTCATCAATACCGCGACGCTGGTCGTGCACGACGCCACCAAGGGCGTCATCGACCGGTTCCGTTCGATGCCGATGTCCCCGTCGGCGGTGGTGTCGGGGCGCGGTGTCACCGATCTGATCGTCGCCTGCGCCGAGTTGACGATCCTGATGCTCACCGCGCTGGCCATCGGCTGGCGGCCCGACGGTGGCATCCTCGGCGGTCTCGCGGCGTTCGGTTTGCTGCTGTGGCTGCGGTTCGCGCTGATCTGGGTCGGCGTGTGGCTCGGGCTGATGGTGCCGAACCCGGAGGCGGCGGGCGGCCTGTTCGCGGTGGCGTTCCCGCTGACGATGATCTCGAGCATTTTCGTTGCGCCCCAACTGATGCCGAGCTGGCTGGGGGCGATCGCGTCGTGGAATCCGATCTCGTCCACGGTCGCGGCGTCGCGCGAGTTGTTCGGCACACCGGTCGGCAGCGGGGACACCTGGATCGAGCAGCACGCGCTGCTGATGGCGCTGGCGTGGCCGCTGATCCTCACGGTGGTCTTTCTGCCGCTGGCGGTGCGCCGCTTCCAGCGACTGAGCCGGTGA
- a CDS encoding MFS transporter, which produces MNSTVSLQDRSAADSRIVFAIVSVGVLLSSLDLFIVNVALPELAADFDGAEIAGLSWVLNAYAIVFAALLVPAGRLGDRGSNRTTFLIGLTVFVIGSGLCAAAWDVASLVGFRVLQAVGAAMLIPTSLALVLAATAPHRRPVAVRLWVAFGGLGAALGPVLGGILVEFGWRWVFLVNVPLGIVAVVLGLRLLPDPPGDGGRLPDLLGALLLAGTIAAFVLALVKGEDWGWSSTGVLLAFAAAVLLGLAFAVSSARHHSPVVDPALLRAPNFALMAGNSILFNMAFGAMLLSSVLWTQHAWGWSALRTGLAIAPGPLIVPIVAILAGKIIGRVGAGPVIAAGGVTFAAGMLWWAQAITLQPDYVGGLLGGMLVSGLGVGLSLPTSFAAGTSSLPPQRFATGSAVLSMARQIGLAVGVAVFVAALGSPAGPEATLEAFQRGWYVTAAVAVLAGLVGIAAKMPRPAVPQPDSAAQSVAPESVAHPAADDRQEAAVHEPRTGFHQIAD; this is translated from the coding sequence GTGAATTCCACTGTCTCACTCCAGGACCGGTCGGCCGCCGATTCCCGGATCGTGTTCGCCATCGTCTCGGTCGGCGTGCTGCTGTCTAGCCTGGACCTGTTCATCGTCAATGTCGCGCTGCCCGAGCTGGCCGCCGACTTCGACGGCGCCGAGATCGCCGGATTGTCGTGGGTGCTCAACGCCTACGCGATCGTGTTCGCCGCCTTGCTGGTACCCGCGGGACGGCTCGGCGATCGCGGCAGCAACCGGACCACCTTCCTGATCGGGCTCACCGTGTTCGTCATCGGATCCGGTTTGTGCGCCGCCGCATGGGATGTCGCATCGCTGGTCGGGTTCCGGGTGCTGCAAGCCGTCGGTGCCGCGATGCTGATTCCCACCTCGCTCGCGCTGGTGCTGGCGGCGACGGCACCGCACCGGCGGCCGGTCGCGGTGCGGCTGTGGGTGGCGTTCGGTGGGCTCGGCGCCGCGCTGGGCCCGGTACTCGGCGGCATCCTGGTCGAATTCGGCTGGCGCTGGGTGTTTCTGGTGAACGTTCCACTGGGCATCGTCGCCGTGGTGTTGGGTCTGCGGCTGTTGCCCGACCCGCCCGGCGACGGCGGCCGGTTGCCGGATCTGCTCGGCGCGCTGCTGCTCGCGGGCACCATCGCCGCGTTCGTGCTCGCGTTGGTCAAGGGCGAAGACTGGGGTTGGTCCTCGACCGGAGTGCTGCTCGCGTTCGCCGCCGCCGTGCTGCTCGGCCTCGCGTTCGCCGTCTCCTCGGCGCGCCATCACAGCCCCGTCGTCGATCCCGCCCTGCTGCGTGCCCCCAATTTCGCGCTGATGGCCGGGAACTCGATCTTGTTCAACATGGCGTTCGGGGCGATGCTGCTGTCCTCGGTGCTGTGGACACAGCACGCGTGGGGCTGGTCGGCGCTGCGCACCGGGCTCGCCATCGCACCCGGCCCGCTGATCGTGCCGATCGTCGCGATCCTGGCGGGTAAGATCATCGGCCGCGTCGGCGCGGGCCCGGTCATCGCCGCGGGCGGGGTCACCTTCGCCGCGGGCATGCTGTGGTGGGCCCAGGCGATCACCCTGCAACCCGACTACGTCGGCGGACTACTCGGCGGCATGCTGGTCAGCGGACTCGGTGTCGGCCTGAGCCTGCCGACCTCGTTCGCCGCCGGGACCAGTTCGCTGCCGCCGCAGCGCTTCGCCACCGGTTCGGCGGTACTGAGCATGGCCCGCCAGATCGGTCTCGCCGTCGGTGTCGCGGTCTTCGTCGCGGCGCTCGGCTCCCCGGCCGGTCCCGAGGCGACACTCGAGGCGTTCCAGCGCGGGTGGTACGTGACCGCGGCCGTCGCGGTCCTTGCCGGGCTCGTCGGGATCGCGGCCAAGATGCCACGCCCCGCTGTGCCGCAACCGGATTCAGCGGCGCAATCGGTCGCGCCGGAGTCAGTGGCACACCCAGCCGCCGACGACCGGCAGGAGGCCGCCGTGCACGAGCCGCGCACCGGGTTTCACCAGATCGCGGACTGA
- a CDS encoding acyl-CoA thioesterase, with protein sequence MKQLTSRSLVEAFALSEIDHRVWEAWVDESWRGWTGPHGGVIAALLIEVARRAGGRELPVRAVDQRFLGRPTAGQFTFRATAHPVGRSAVVVDVEAFQAAGALASASITFGRTIATGVADHAGAPAPDVPAPEHCSAFAMPPELLPVAAHFEIRPATGPLPLSGADDAMMCAWIALRPAMPTDAATLAILADALPPAFFPTLTTPVAVPTVALSMHLHTDLRTPAPQPVLVCTANASTGGGWSVDDIDIWDGGGRMLASARQTRRVLG encoded by the coding sequence ATGAAGCAACTCACTAGCCGGTCGCTCGTCGAGGCGTTCGCGCTCAGCGAGATCGACCACCGTGTCTGGGAGGCATGGGTCGACGAATCGTGGCGCGGGTGGACCGGACCGCACGGCGGTGTGATCGCCGCCCTGCTCATCGAGGTGGCCCGGCGCGCCGGTGGCCGCGAGCTGCCGGTGCGCGCGGTGGATCAGCGGTTTCTCGGGCGGCCGACGGCGGGGCAGTTCACCTTTCGCGCCACGGCGCATCCGGTGGGGCGCAGCGCCGTCGTGGTCGACGTGGAGGCCTTTCAGGCGGCCGGAGCGCTCGCATCGGCCTCGATCACCTTCGGCCGCACCATCGCGACCGGCGTCGCCGACCACGCCGGTGCCCCCGCACCCGACGTGCCCGCCCCCGAACACTGCTCAGCGTTCGCGATGCCGCCCGAACTGCTCCCGGTGGCAGCACATTTCGAGATCAGGCCCGCGACCGGGCCGCTGCCGCTGAGCGGGGCGGACGACGCGATGATGTGCGCCTGGATCGCGCTGCGACCCGCCATGCCCACCGACGCGGCGACCCTGGCCATCCTCGCCGATGCCCTGCCGCCCGCGTTCTTCCCCACCCTCACCACACCCGTCGCGGTGCCCACCGTCGCGCTGTCGATGCACCTGCACACCGACCTGCGCACACCGGCACCGCAGCCGGTGCTGGTGTGCACCGCCAATGCCTCCACCGGCGGTGGCTGGTCGGTCGACGACATCGATATCTGGGACGGCGGCGGGCGAATGCTGGCCTCGGCCAGGCAAACCCGCCGCGTGCTCGGCTGA
- a CDS encoding winged helix-turn-helix transcriptional regulator has protein sequence MRRTSFEDMNCSLAQCLEVVGEWWTLLIIRDALFGVTRFDDFRARIGIASNVLTQRLEHLVEHGILTREPYQDNPVRHDYRLTPKGRSLWLVVTAMRQWGDEWAAPDGPPLEVVHKTCGHTSVVEPVCSACGEHLTGPDLRPVLGPGARTPALLPVPTH, from the coding sequence ATGCGCAGGACGAGCTTCGAGGACATGAACTGCTCGCTGGCCCAGTGCCTGGAGGTGGTCGGGGAGTGGTGGACGCTGCTGATCATCCGTGACGCGTTATTCGGGGTGACCCGGTTCGACGACTTCCGCGCCCGCATCGGCATCGCAAGCAACGTGCTCACCCAGCGCCTCGAGCACCTGGTCGAGCACGGCATCTTGACCCGAGAGCCCTACCAGGACAACCCGGTTCGCCACGATTACCGCCTCACCCCGAAGGGCCGCTCGCTGTGGCTGGTGGTCACCGCCATGCGCCAGTGGGGTGACGAGTGGGCCGCACCCGACGGCCCGCCACTGGAGGTGGTGCACAAGACCTGCGGCCACACCTCGGTCGTCGAGCCGGTCTGCTCGGCGTGCGGCGAGCACCTCACCGGCCCTGACCTGCGACCGGTCCTCGGCCCCGGCGCCCGCACCCCCGCCCTCCTCCCGGTCCCCACGCACTGA
- a CDS encoding NUDIX hydrolase, which yields MADGRLIDTVAWVRIEGGRILCARPRGKDVFYIPGGKREGAETDLQTLVREIEEELTVALRPETVAHVGTYQAVHEPTIGLVVRMSCYTADYHGTLAASSEIEEMAWFSYADRALVPPVDQLLFDDLVDAGRLS from the coding sequence GTGGCGGACGGGCGGCTGATCGATACGGTGGCGTGGGTGCGGATCGAGGGCGGGCGGATTTTGTGCGCGCGGCCGCGCGGTAAGGATGTCTTCTACATCCCGGGCGGGAAGCGGGAGGGCGCCGAGACCGATCTGCAGACGTTGGTGCGCGAGATCGAGGAGGAGCTCACCGTCGCGTTGCGGCCGGAGACGGTTGCGCACGTGGGCACTTACCAGGCGGTGCACGAGCCGACGATCGGTCTGGTCGTGCGGATGAGCTGCTACACCGCCGACTATCACGGCACGCTGGCCGCCAGTAGCGAGATCGAGGAGATGGCGTGGTTCAGCTACGCCGATCGCGCCCTGGTGCCCCCGGTCGATCAACTGTTGTTCGACGATCTGGTGGATGCGGGCCGATTGAGTTGA
- a CDS encoding GTP-binding protein, with amino-acid sequence MESEKFDPSGTPHLAASVKILVAGGFGVGKTTMVSAISEVAPLRTEELITEVSTGVDDLSGVESKTTTTVALDFGRLTIDRDLVLYLFGTPGQDRFWFLWDELARGALGAVVLADTRRLGNSFAAVDFFERRGLPFMVGVNCFDGAPVYTVDEVRDALDLDRQTPVLLCDARDRGSCKTVLMTLVEHLIERVQRPIVTT; translated from the coding sequence ATGGAATCCGAAAAATTTGACCCGAGCGGCACCCCGCACCTGGCCGCCTCGGTCAAGATCCTCGTCGCCGGCGGGTTCGGTGTCGGCAAGACGACCATGGTGTCGGCGATCAGCGAGGTCGCGCCCCTGCGCACCGAGGAGTTGATCACCGAAGTCAGCACCGGCGTCGATGATCTGTCCGGTGTGGAATCGAAGACCACGACCACGGTCGCGCTGGACTTCGGCAGGCTCACCATCGACCGAGACCTGGTGCTGTACCTGTTCGGCACGCCGGGACAGGACCGCTTCTGGTTCCTCTGGGACGAATTGGCCCGCGGCGCGCTCGGCGCGGTCGTGCTCGCCGACACCCGCAGGCTCGGCAATTCCTTTGCCGCCGTCGACTTCTTCGAGCGGCGCGGGCTGCCGTTCATGGTCGGGGTCAACTGCTTCGACGGCGCGCCGGTGTACACCGTCGACGAGGTGCGCGACGCACTCGACCTCGACCGGCAGACCCCCGTACTGCTCTGCGATGCCCGCGACCGCGGCTCGTGCAAGACGGTGCTGATGACATTGGTGGAACACCTCATCGAACGCGTCCAGCGGCCGATCGTCACCACCTGA
- a CDS encoding DUF742 domain-containing protein, which yields MTHPREPWFDEAAGPLVRPYALTRGRTTGAGPELDMLTSVVVDDTAGALRRMEPEYADILRLCRVSQSVAEVSAQLRLPLAVTKILVGDLIGDGHLIFRAPVPTEAGPEDLNILRAVLDGIRKI from the coding sequence ATGACCCACCCGCGTGAGCCCTGGTTCGACGAGGCGGCAGGCCCGCTGGTCCGCCCGTACGCGCTCACGCGCGGGCGCACCACCGGCGCCGGCCCCGAGCTGGACATGCTCACGTCGGTGGTCGTCGACGACACCGCGGGCGCACTGCGCCGGATGGAACCCGAATACGCCGATATCCTTCGGCTGTGCCGAGTTTCGCAATCGGTGGCCGAAGTGTCGGCACAGTTGCGTTTACCGCTCGCGGTGACGAAGATCCTCGTCGGCGACCTCATCGGCGACGGGCACCTGATATTCCGTGCTCCCGTTCCGACGGAAGCCGGACCCGAAGACCTCAACATATTGCGAGCGGTACTGGATGGAATCCGAAAAATTTGA